Proteins from a genomic interval of Osmia bicornis bicornis chromosome 13, iOsmBic2.1, whole genome shotgun sequence:
- the LOC114873640 gene encoding very long-chain-fatty-acid--CoA ligase bubblegum — translation MTAVQPVQTNGIVKGFTANNKELVDEGAYYVKCSEAGLDGPDQVLPADNFYATNPDGRVKIILERGDEIRAPPISVPGYLTKLANEHPNHVALVARPDTKHKKSYTYREYENEVRTVAKAFLKLGLQRYHGVGIIGFNSPEWFISDIAAIYAGGFAVGIYTTNTPEACQHCLEDSKANIVIVEDAKQLDKILKIKDNLPNLKTIIMYDDMPEEEGVLSWENLLKVGEQESEEKLNAVLKTIAVNECCTLIYTSGTVGKPKGVMLSHDNLLQDAKHIIGFLKLDKIKEDVLISYLPLSHVAAQVVDIYAGILLVSTVYFANKNALKGGLLETLLLARPTLVLGVPRVWEKIYEKMQIVARSNGYVKTMIASWAKSHALYYNMNRVSGNSTKGWGYVFARWLVLSRIRAALGLDKCKLCFSAAAPLSVEIQKYFLSLDIPLLEAYGMSECSGAHTASLNESFRLGSVGLTLSGFHTKLNNPDSSGEGEICMRGRHIFMGYLNEPEKTKETLDEDGWLHSGDLGKIDSDAFVYVTGRMKELIITAGGENIAPVPVEHLVLSELPTLSYAILIGDKRKYLTMLVTLKTEVNLNTGEPKDIFTEETLRWLKSIGSTAKTVSDVITTRDPLVYGAIDKAIQNVNSKVISNAHKIQKFQILPHDLSIPTGELGPTFKIKRNIVYKMYENLIEDMYK, via the exons TAGATGAAGGTGCATATTATGTAAAGTGTTCAGAAGCTGGTCTCGATG GACCCGACCAGGTTTTACCAGCAGATAACTTTTATGCTACCAATCCAGATGGACGcgtgaaaattatattagaaaGAGGAGATGAAATTAGGGCACCACCCATATCAGTTCCTggatatttaacaaaattagcTAATGAGCATCCAAATCACGTTGCTCTTGTTGCGAGACCCGATACTAAACACAAAAAATCATACACCTATAG AGAATACGAAAATGAGGTAAGAACCGTGGCGAAAGCTTTCTTAAAATTGGGATTACAACGGTACCACGGTGTCGGTATTATAGGATTCAACAGTCCAGAATGGTTCATTTCGGACATTGCTGCCATATATGCAgg AGGATTTGCCGTCGGAATATACACTACAAATACTCCTGAAGCATGTCAACACTGTTTAGAAGATAGCAAAGCTAATATCGTAATTGTCGAAGATGCCAAACAGTTGGACAAAATATTGAAGATAAAAGACAATTTAccaaatttgaaaacaatcaTCATGTATGATGATATGCCAGAAGAAGAAGGTGTTCTCAGT TGggaaaatttattgaaagtcGGTGAACAAGAATCCgaggaaaaattgaatgcagtCTTAAAAACAATTGCAGTAAACGAATGTTGTACCTTGATTTATACG TCGGGTACAGTTGGAAAGCCAAAGGGTGTGATGTTAAGTCACGACAATCTTTTGCAGGATGCTAAACATATCATTGGCTTTTTGAAATTAGACAAAATAAAAGAGGACGTTCTGATTAGTTATCTACCACTATCTCATGTTGCAGCGCAA GTCGTCGACATATATGCTGGCATACTCTTAGTCAGCACAGTGtattttgcaaataaaaatgcCCTTAAAGGTGGCTTACTTGAGACTCTACTTCTAGCACGACCTACACTTGTGTTAGGTGTACCTAGAGTATGggaaaaaatttatgaaaaaatgcaaatagtTGCGCGTAGCAATGGATATGTTAAAACAATGATTGCCTCTTGGGCTAAATCGCATGCTCTTTACTATAATATGAATAGAGTTAGTGGTAATTCTACTAAGGGCTGGGGATACGTATTTGCCAGATGGCTGGTTTTGAGCAGAATAAGAGCAGCACTTGGTTTAGACAAATGTAAACTGTGTTTCTCTGCTGCCGCACCTTTATCTgttgaaatacaaaaatatttcttgaGCTTAGACATACCTCTATTAGAAGCATATGGAATGTCTGAATGTAGTGGTGCGCATACTGCAAGTTTAAATGAGTCTTTCAG GCTAGGTAGTGTTGGTTTAACTTTATCTGGATTTCATACAAAACTAAATAATCCAGACAGTAGCGGTGAGGGAGAAATTTGTATGCGTGGTAGACATATATTTATGGGATATCTAAACGAGCCCGAGAAAACTAAAGAAACATTAGATGAAGATGGATGGTTGCATAGTGGCGATTTAGGTAAAATTGATTCAGACGCATTCGTATATGTGACAG GAAGGATGAAAGAGCTAATCATTACTGCTGGTGGGGAAAATATAGCACCGGTTCCTGTAGAACACTTAGTATTATCGGAGTTACCTACTTTAAGCTACGCTATTTTAATTGGAGACAAAAGAAAATACCTTACTATGTTGGTTACTCTAAAG ACTGAAGTAAATCTTAATACTGGCGAACCGAAAGATATATTCACAGAAGAGACTTTACGCTGGTTAAAATCTATTGGAAGCACAGCAAAAACTGTTTCAGATGTCATAACAACGCGAGATCCCCTG gtGTATGGCGCAATTGATAAAGCAATTcaaaatgtaaattctaaaGTGATAAGTAATGCGCATAAAATACAGAAGTTCCAAATTTTGCCTCACGACTTGTCGATTCCTACTGGAGAATTAGGACcaactttcaaaattaaaagaaatattgtttataaaatgtACGAAAATCTGATAGAAGATATGTACaagtaa